A region from the Drosophila bipectinata strain 14024-0381.07 chromosome 3R, DbipHiC1v2, whole genome shotgun sequence genome encodes:
- the LOC108121068 gene encoding transcription factor Ouib isoform X2, protein MFRNLCRLCATNTSTTNAIKLFLNDTRIILHDIKLLTGVLLQCEPDLPDWMCETCQQDLKSAIDFRERCLKSQKVFEESEAEISSGSSKATSHSLSTRLGCVRRSTRCRSRNNKSAEPVLPPTPMEVMIKLESLSNSDGDDDGVDHLDSSHEADLERAIKEMSISEEEEDKPLITNRGKRRGRPKSAVKLKKRPKASLTVFFCDQCGKNITEFAQPASSPPESSRATR, encoded by the exons ATGTTTCGAAATCTCTGTCGCTTGTGTGCCACCAACACGAGCACGACCAATGCCATAAAGTTGTTCTTGAATGACACTAGGATAATACTGCATGATATTAAGTTACTCACCGGTGTCCTG CTGCAATGCGAGCCCGACTTGCCCGACTGGATGTGCGAGACATGTCAGCAGGATCTGAAGAGCGCCATCGACTTTCGGGAGCGATGCCTGAAGAGTCAGAAAGTTTTCGAGGAATCAGAAGCCGAAATTTCCTCTGGCTCCTCGAAAGCCACCTCCCACTCCTTATCCACCCGCCTGGGATGTGTGCGCCGAAGTACTCGTTGTCGTTCTAGAAATAACAAAAGTGCCGAGCCCGTGCTGCCACCCACTCCCATGGAAGTAATGATTAAGCTGGAGAGCCTGAGCAACAGCGATGGAGACGACGACGGCGTCGATCATTTGGACTCGAGCCACGAGGCCGACCTGGAGCGGGCCATCAAGGAGATGTCTATATcagaggaggaggaagacAAGCCACTCATAACGAACAGGGGCAAGCGTCGAGGTCGTCCCAAGAGTGCAGTGAAGCTCAAAAAGCGGCCCAAAGCTTCGCTCACGGTGTTCTTTTGTGACCAGTGCGGTAAAAACATTACAG AATTTGCCCAGCCCGCTTCCTCTCCGCCGGAGAGCTCAAGGGCCACCAGGTGA
- the ouib gene encoding transcription factor Ouib, giving the protein MRFPVTVDDAVWDLHEIAFQLVESRAASKMLVNRCRTCGISPICARSLNLFALENKKLLLNLNLVTGLQLEEIPNVSNFICLRCQSDLRSTISFRRLCIKSFRKCTSVNKDSSSSESERNESLKDKSQLQRKDYSRAPEETFQVLIEEDPTNQNLICDSEEEQLLAVAPKSQSTKTKTDDHQKKIPRKVQKPNLKSKSINQIYICELCGTHATSKSNLDRHILKHTGERPFACEECGARFRSAAEQRDHRRVHTKDRPFGCRFCDRKYVSYMGRLKHERIHTNDRPFVCIECGKTFSDAYVLKNHMLIHSGERQFKCDLCDRSFQRKSHLVTHYRSKLHQRNVQK; this is encoded by the exons ATGCGTTTTCCTGTGACTGTCGACGATGCTGTTTGGGATTTACATGAAATTGCTTTTCAATTAGTCGAGTCGAGAGCAGCGAGCAAGATGCTTGTGAATAGATGTAGAACTTGCGGGATAAGTCCTATATGTGCCAGGAGTTTAAATCTTTTTGCCTTGGAAAACAAGAAGCTCCTGTTAAACTTAAACCTGGTGACAGGATTGCAG TTGGAAGAAATTCCCAATGTGTCGAATTTTATATGCTTACGCTGCCAGTCAGATCTCAGGTCTACCATTTCATTCAGAAGACTTTGTATTAAAAGCTTTAGAAAATGCACCTCAGTTAATAAAGACTCTTCGTCAAGTGAATCGGAAAGAAATGAAAGCTTAAAAGATAAATCGCAGCTACAAAGAAAAGACTATTCAAGGGCACCAGAAGAAACCTTTCAAGTATTGATTGAAGAAGATCCGACAAACCAAAATCTAATTTGTGACTCTGAAGAAGAGCAGCTATTGGCGGTAGCTCCAAAATCACAAtccacaaaaaccaaaacggACGACCACCAGAAGAAAATACCCCGAAAGGTTCAAAAGCCGAACCTTAAGAGCAAGTCGATCAACCAGATCTACATCTGCGAGTTGTGCGGCACTCATGCCACATCGAAAAGCAATTTGGATCGACACATTCTGAAGCACACAGGGGAGCGGCCATTTGCATGCGA gGAATGCGGTGCTAGGTTTCGAAGCGCTGCAGAGCAACGTGATCATCGTCGGGTTCACACAAAGGATCGTCCATTTGGCTGCCGCTTCTGCGACCGGAAATATGTAAGCTATATGGGGAGACTAAAGCACGAGAGGATTCATACCAATGATCGACCATTTGTCTGCATTGAGTGCGGGAAGACCTTCTCTGACGCTTATGTACTCAAGAACCACATGCTCATCCACTCGGGTGAGAGGCAATTTAAGTGTGATCTTTGCGATCGATCCTTTCAGAGGAAGTCCCATCTTGTGACCCACTACCGCTCGAAGTTGCATCAGAGGAATGTACAAAAATag
- the LOC108121053 gene encoding uncharacterized protein, whose protein sequence is MDRSHKSEEAFNQSMSSSSRRVMWKLTDEEETFDSLVQYRRVPARNVCVSAQQPKVRAVALSEPEQRPRKRTASENWLMLLRELRKQKTTIKEREQSKKASDVHESAWKHNHSSATSLPEVKEPSVKERADAYWQRLFTGTCKRRADEKEMASAGAEQEDPADIALTVKPSLALRYKPSHESLKYKRSKDLGSERLQSTSRGPTKLVTDLKVESFCLPPQQKCVVREMAPKFAQRMHMSLANDTDSCCSGDLEVPTNSPVLDLDVNSPPQQPQMRPRTEIISVHISTPPRSTPSFAETTGRSTSPIKRRVITNKITTGTKGSSTAAASSAGGNKCSSASSGSTGPHLPTFRQRQQELHRYRILIEKRRLDLLELKIAREREEALHSELLFHKDLQIKEHMLKVYEDNDCSNA, encoded by the exons ATGGATAGAAGCCACAAGTCAG AGGAGGCTTTCAATCAGTCAATGTCCAGCAGTAGCCGCCGAGTCATGTGGAAACTCACTGATGAAGAGGAGACCTTCGACTCCTTGGTCCAATACCGCCGCGTCCCTGCCCGTAACGTGTGCGTGTCTGCACAGCAACCGAAAGTTCGCGCTGTAGCCCTGTCCGAACCAGAACAGCGTCCCAGGAAGCGCACTGCGAGCGAGAACTGGCTGATGCTTTTGCGCGAACTGCGCAAGCAGAAAACCACCATCAAGGAGCGGGAGCAGAGCAAGAAAGCGTCCGATGTCCATGAATCGGCTTGGAAGCACAATCACTCGTCAGCCACATCGCTGCCGGAGGTAAAAGAGCCATCTGTCAAAGAGCGTGCGGATGCTTACTGGCAGCGGCTCTTTACCGGAACGTGCAAGCGACGGGCGGATGAAAAGGAGATGGCCAGTGCAGGCGCCGAGCAGGAGGATCCGGCGGACATTGCCCTGACCGTGAAACCCAGCTTGGCGCTCCGTTACAAGCCTTCCCACGAGTCCCTTAAATACAAGCGGAGCAAGGACCTTGGTTCAGAACGCCTTCAGAGCACCTCCCGGGGACCTACTAAACTTGTGACTGATCTCAAGGTAGAGTCCTTTTGCCTGCCCCCGCAGCAAAAGTGCGTGGTACGCGAAATGGCACCCAAATTCGCCCAACGAATGCATATGTCACTAGCCAATGACACCGATTCCTGCTGCTCCGGCGATCTGGAGGTTCCAACGAACAGTCCTGTTCTAGACCTGGACGTCAACTCACCGCCACAACAGCCGCAGATGCGACCTCGCACTGAAATAATCAGCGTTCACATTTCGACCCCTCCCAGGTCGACCCCATCGTTCGCGGAAACTACTGGACGCAGCACGAGTCCCATCAAGCGTCGAGTCATCACCAACAAAATCACGACAGGAACAAAAGGTAGCTCCACCGCCGCTGCATCCTCGGCAGGGGGCAACAAGTGTTCCAGTGCCAGCAGCGGCAGCACGGGCCCTCACTTGCCCACCTTTCGGCAGCGGCAGCAAGAGCTCCACCGTTATCGCATCCTCATCGAAAAACGGCGTTTGGATCTCCTCGAGCTGAAGATAGCCCGCGAACGGGAAGAGGCTCTACACAGCGAACTTCTCTTTCACAAGGACCTGCAGATCAAGGAGCACATGCTCAAGGTTTACGAGGACAACGACTGTTCGAACGCATAG
- the LOC108121056 gene encoding transmembrane protein 216 yields the protein MPPKRPPPLVPKKPNPSMNYEVLIYLNSFYFGMFACCEMAMGLLKAINLSYTGHSLALDTGVMIGFIVFETIRLIMGRMSTLAGKGCSAILSVFMTVPCFIGVSYLLLLQTYRLRLEYCLCTLQIALYLTEVWYAIVFVFSLCRPVTYD from the exons ATGCCACCCAAGCGCCCGCCGCCTCTCGTGCCGAAGAAGCCGAATCCCAGCATGAACTACGAGGTGTTGATCTACCTCAATTCGTTCTACTTCGGCATGTTCGCATGCTGCGAGATGGCCATGGGTCTGCTGAAGGCCATCAATCTGAGCTACACTGGCCACTCTTTAGCGCTGGACACCGGAGTTATGATTGGCTTTATTGTCTTCGAAACAATTCGGCTGATAATGGGGCGTATGAGTACGCTGGCCGGCAAAG GTTGTTCAGCAATATTGTCGGTATTCATGACCGTCCCCTGCTTCATTGGCGTCTCCTATCTGCTGCTTCTGCAAACCTATCGACTGCGCCTGGAGTACTGCCTGTGCACGCTGCAGATCGCCCTTTACCTGACCGAGGTGTGGTATGCCATCGTCTTCGTTTTCTCACTGTGTCGTCCAGTCACCTACGATTAG
- the TMEM216 gene encoding transmembrane protein 216 yields MNASLIYEILMYLNSFYFGLYATFEVGVGVLKAIHLNYGENVLSREASILLSLCIIETLRIVFGRKSSLSDRGWQATASVILTLPSLAIVIFLCCFQTFVLKIEIILSALMITLQGAELVYASIFICTMCRPVTYT; encoded by the exons ATGAACGCCAGCCTCATCTATGAGATACTAATGTATCTGAATTCGTTCTACTTTGGCCTGTACGCCACCTTCGAAGTGGGCGTGGGCGTGCTGAAGGCAATCCACCTGAACTACGGCGAGAACGTATTGTCGCGCGAAGCCAGTATCCTGCTCTCACTGTGCATCATCGAGACCTTGCGGATCGTCTTCGGCCGCAAGAGCAGTCTTAGCGATCGTG GCTGGCAAGCAACCGCATCCGTAATATTAACACTGCCCAGTCTTGCTATCGTAATCTTCTTATGTTGTTTTCAAACCTTTGTTCTCAAAATCGAAATTATTCTGAGTGCCTTAATGATCACCCTACAAGGTGCTGAACTGGTCTATGCCAGCATTTTTATTTGTACAATGTGTCGTCCTGTGACATATACCTAG
- the Cks85A gene encoding cyclin-dependent kinases regulatory subunit, translating to MPADQIQYSEKYFDDKFEYRHVILPADLAKHVPKAHLMTETEWRNLGVQQSPGWVHYMVHAPEPHVILFRRKRAEEENAPQVASATRSQNTGLADVRG from the exons ATGCCAGCGGATCAGATTCAATATTCAGAAAAGTACTTTGATGACAAATTTGAATACAG GCATGTTATTTTGCCTGCGGATTTGGCAAAGCACGTACCAAAAGCGCACTTGATGACTGAGACGGAATGGCGAAACCTTGGCGTGCAGCAAAGCCCCGGCTGGGTTCATTATATGGTTCATGCTCCAGAGCCACATGTCATTCTTTTCCGTCGGAAGCGCGCAGAGGAGGAAAACGCGCCACAGGTGGCATCGGCGACGCGTTCCCAAAACACCGGCCTCGCCGATGTGCGAGGGTAA
- the LOC108121052 gene encoding sterol O-acyltransferase 1, whose amino-acid sequence MANENKRLPEEVQARLPDFNFVRDKLQKFQSKMLYDFEQRLSCTVEDVLRDLRQRELRDHEFPNFDRSDPKSTWNNRVTSKSVPDVSDSPNGNANGSSTSPTQHTAENPRPKKRTLPEKVFVARESYLTALLQVEHMRTIYHIFYIILVMFLLNVIFYDYFVEGRIDLGLGTFQGGLRRLHWVMGVWVLEHVFVLALYYAFRGWALVRHKLKPQSALQRFWTHTCLILYISSQMVFCYVSSSLCLKFDLPFVSACVLLLESTRLLMKMHAFVRYNAGRVVAGKAKTEDKEEEAAGPPFIPPLHCYTYFLFAPTLIYRDAYPRTPEIRWKFALNRLLEVVAVAFLYAFIHERHIHAHFGQFGLEPMGAPQLILKLFGMMLPSAVIFLCGFYLILHSWLNFTSELLRFGDRMFYKDWWTAHTYDGYYRNWNVVVHDWLYEYVYKDMYTHVFRGSKIAASLSVFLISALVHEQILGFALQMFFPVMFVFFGGVGVSLVFLMRRAPKVFGNIFLWFSLILGNGLLISLYAMEYYAKKNCNLNYQSWTDHLLPAVWRCYN is encoded by the exons ATGGCTAATGAGAACAAAAGGCTACCAGAAGAGGTTCAGGCCCGATTGCCTGACTTTAACTTTGTGCGGGATAAGCTCCAAAAGTTTCAGTCGAAAATGCTATACGACTTCGAGCAGCGATTATCCTGCACGGTGGAGGATGTGTTGCGCGACCTTCGACAGCGGGAACTGCGGGATCACGAGTTCCCAAACTTTGACAGATCAGACCCCAAGAGCACTTGGAACAATCGCGTCACAAGCAAATCGGTCCCGGACGTCAGCGACTCTCCAAATGGCAATGCAAACGGATCGAGCACAAGCCCCACTCAGCACACAGCCGAAAATCCCAGGCCAAAAAAGCGCACGTTGCCGGAGAAGGTATTCGTGGCGCGGGAGTCATATTTAACTGCGCTGCTTCAGGTGGAGCACATGCGCACCATTTACCACATCTTCTACATTATTCTGGTCATGTTTTTGCTGAACGTCATATTCTACGACTACTTTGTTGAGGGACGGATCGATCTGGGCCTGGGCACCTTCCAGGGCGGACTTCGACGCCTGCACTGGGTTATGGGCGTCTGGGTGCTGGAACATGTATTCGTCCTCGCTCTGTACTATGCTTTCCGAGGCTGGGCGCTTGTCAGGCACAAGCTGAAACCGCAGA GCGCCTTGCAACGGTTCTGGACGCACACCTGCCTCATCCTGTACATCAGCTCCCAGATGGTGTTCTGCTATGTATCCAGCTCTCTCTGTCTGAAGTTCGACCTTCCGTTTGTCAGTGCATGCGTTCTTTTGCTGGAAAGCACCCGCCTATTGATGAAGATGCATGCGTTTGTGAGATATAATGCAGGCAGAGTCGTGGCGGGAAAAGCCAAGACAGAGGACAAAGAGGAGGAGGCTGCCGGGCCACCATTTATCCCGCCTCTACACTGTTACACCTACTTCCTGTTTGCCCCAACGCTGATATACAGGGATGCCTATCCACGCACCCCAGAGATCCGCTGGAAGTTTGCCCTCAATCGCCTTTTAGAGGTGGTTGCTGTGGCTTTCCTTTATGCTTTTATCCACGAAAGACACATCCACGCTCACTTTGGCCAGTTCGGATTGGAGCCGATGGGAGCCCCACAGCTGATCTTAAAGCTATTTGGCATGATGCTGCCAAGTGCTGTCATCTTCTTATGTGGATTCTACCTGATCCTGCACTCGTGGCTAAACTTCACATCAGAGCTGTTACGCTTTGGCGATCGAATGTTTTACAAGGACTGGTGGACGGCGCACACCTACGACGGATACTATCGAAACTGGAATGTTGTTGTCCATGACTGGTTGTATGAATACGTTTACAAGGATATGTACACGCATGTATTCCGCGGGTCAAAGATTGCAGCCTCGCTGTCCGTTTTCCTTATCTCCGCCTTGGTGCACGAGCAGATACTCGGATTCGCGCTTCAAATGTTCTTTCCCGTGATGTTCGTCTTCTTCGGAGGGGTGGGCGTTTCTTTAGTTTTTCTGATGCGAAGGGCTCCCAAAGTTTTTGGAAACATTTTCCTCTGGTTTTCCCTGATCTTGGGCAATGGCCTACTAATCTCACTGTATGCCATGGAATACTATGCCAAAAAGAACTGCAATTTAAACTACCAAAGCTGGACGGACCACTTGTTGCCCGCGGTGTGGCGTTGTTACAATTag